In a single window of the Amycolatopsis sp. cg5 genome:
- a CDS encoding cytochrome P450, with product MVSFPFTTPHSDHQETEGARLLADATVVSAELAGSPIWLALGHDACRKTLSDQRFSREAAIGPGAPVIVRSAADPDVLTSIDPPRHAQLRRLIATAFSPRMVEAMAPRVQQIVDDLLDAVEAGERPVDLVAAFVAPLPITVICDLLGTPGADHARIGAWSRKLMASTAYTPDEIAAAVTDIREYLAGLVAEKRANPGTDLTSVLAAAPELTPVELLANLQMLLIAGHETTVNQLGNSIVALLRNPDQLALLRAKPELMPQAVEELMRYTRLMTSTLPRVATEDVELDGQLIKQGEAVIALTGAANIDPRVFTDPAELNIERTDKAVQLGFGHGTHFCLGAHLARLELRTALTAVVTRFPDLALAVDESELRWNEGTPVRALKALPITW from the coding sequence ATGGTGTCGTTCCCGTTCACCACTCCGCACAGTGACCACCAGGAGACGGAAGGTGCCCGACTGCTGGCCGACGCGACGGTCGTCAGCGCCGAGTTGGCCGGGTCGCCGATCTGGCTGGCGCTGGGCCACGACGCCTGCCGCAAGACGCTCTCGGACCAGCGCTTCAGCCGCGAAGCGGCGATCGGTCCGGGCGCGCCGGTCATCGTCAGGAGCGCGGCCGACCCCGATGTGCTGACGAGCATCGACCCGCCCCGGCACGCCCAGCTCCGGCGTCTCATCGCGACCGCGTTCAGCCCGCGGATGGTCGAGGCTATGGCGCCGAGGGTCCAGCAGATCGTCGACGACCTGCTCGACGCCGTCGAAGCGGGCGAAAGACCGGTGGATCTGGTGGCGGCGTTCGTCGCGCCGCTGCCGATCACGGTCATCTGCGACCTGCTCGGCACGCCGGGCGCCGACCACGCCCGCATCGGCGCCTGGTCACGCAAGCTGATGGCGTCGACGGCCTACACCCCAGACGAGATCGCCGCCGCCGTGACGGACATCCGCGAATACCTGGCGGGCCTCGTCGCCGAAAAACGCGCGAACCCCGGCACTGACCTGACCTCGGTGCTCGCCGCCGCGCCTGAGCTGACCCCGGTCGAGCTGCTGGCCAATCTGCAGATGCTGCTCATCGCGGGCCACGAGACGACGGTCAACCAGCTCGGCAATTCGATCGTCGCGCTGTTGCGCAACCCGGATCAGCTCGCGCTCCTGCGCGCGAAGCCGGAATTGATGCCGCAGGCGGTCGAGGAGTTGATGCGCTACACGCGGCTCATGACGAGCACGCTGCCACGCGTGGCCACAGAGGACGTCGAACTCGACGGGCAGCTGATCAAACAGGGCGAAGCGGTGATCGCGCTGACCGGCGCCGCGAACATCGACCCGCGCGTGTTCACCGACCCGGCCGAGCTGAACATCGAACGCACCGACAAGGCCGTACAGCTCGGCTTCGGCCACGGCACGCATTTCTGTCTCGGCGCACACCTCGCGCGCCTCGAGCTGCGCACGGCGCTCACCGCGGTGGTGACCCGTTTCCCCGATCTGGCATTGGCCGTCGACGAATCCGAGCTGCGCTGGAACGAAGGCACACCGGTACGGGCGCTGAAAGCCCTGCCGATCACTTGGTAG
- a CDS encoding SRPBCC family protein, which produces MKKVQTKVVTTWPVEDVYGYLVDFTNQAEWRFDVLASELVSGETGQVGAKYRQKVKPGRKEMSSEVELTEASRPGEVAFRTLDPGPVTVSGAWHIQPSGEGTEVVCDVVIETNGMLRLLEPTMGPQLRKIAAKYEAALAEKLNA; this is translated from the coding sequence ATGAAGAAGGTGCAGACCAAGGTGGTCACGACCTGGCCGGTCGAGGACGTCTACGGCTATCTCGTCGACTTCACGAACCAGGCCGAGTGGCGGTTCGACGTGCTCGCCTCCGAGCTGGTGTCGGGTGAGACCGGGCAGGTCGGCGCCAAGTACCGGCAGAAGGTCAAGCCCGGCCGCAAGGAGATGTCGAGCGAAGTCGAGCTCACCGAGGCGTCGCGGCCCGGCGAGGTCGCGTTCCGCACGCTCGACCCCGGCCCGGTGACGGTGTCCGGCGCCTGGCACATCCAGCCGAGCGGCGAGGGCACCGAGGTCGTCTGCGACGTGGTGATCGAGACCAACGGGATGCTGCGGCTGCTGGAGCCGACGATGGGTCCCCAGCTGCGGAAGATCGCCGCCAAGTACGAGGCCGCGCTCGCGGAGAAGCTGAACGCCTGA
- a CDS encoding alpha/beta fold hydrolase: protein METRFLTLADGRRLAYLDQGGPGRPLLALHGMCGRGRMFAGLARRLGPRWRVVAPDQRGHGWSDAASGYSREGFVSDAAEMIERLGMGPCPVLGHSLGGVNAFQLACWRPELVTAIVVEDIGARPEPGPAEWMYELPVRFDAFRDLRRALGEAMAGQEEYFLENAAEFEDGWGFRWRAAEIDSAGRSLGGDWWPDWLGSGCPALLIHGGRSEVLSAEVAREMAQSRPGTRLVTFPEAGHTPHRVEPERYAKEVGAWLDELTTSE from the coding sequence ATGGAAACCCGGTTCCTGACCCTCGCGGACGGACGCCGGCTCGCCTATCTCGACCAAGGCGGGCCAGGGCGGCCGTTGCTCGCGCTGCACGGCATGTGCGGACGCGGGCGGATGTTCGCCGGCCTCGCCCGGCGGCTCGGCCCGCGATGGCGCGTCGTCGCACCGGACCAGCGTGGACACGGCTGGTCGGACGCGGCTTCGGGCTATTCGCGTGAGGGTTTCGTGTCCGACGCCGCGGAAATGATCGAGCGACTGGGCATGGGCCCGTGTCCGGTGCTCGGGCATTCGCTAGGCGGCGTCAACGCCTTCCAGCTCGCCTGCTGGCGCCCCGAGCTGGTCACGGCGATCGTGGTCGAGGACATCGGCGCCAGGCCTGAGCCCGGTCCCGCGGAATGGATGTACGAGCTCCCAGTCAGATTCGATGCCTTCCGCGACCTGCGGCGGGCACTCGGCGAAGCCATGGCCGGTCAAGAGGAGTACTTCCTCGAGAACGCCGCCGAGTTCGAAGACGGCTGGGGATTTCGGTGGCGCGCCGCCGAAATCGATTCCGCGGGCCGGAGCCTCGGTGGCGACTGGTGGCCGGACTGGCTCGGGTCCGGCTGCCCGGCGCTGCTGATCCACGGCGGGCGCAGCGAGGTGCTCTCCGCCGAGGTGGCACGGGAGATGGCCCAGTCGCGGCCGGGTACGCGGCTGGTCACCTTCCCGGAAGCCGGGCACACCCCGCACCGGGTCGAGCCGGAGCGCTACGCGAAGGAGGTGGGCGCTTGGCTGGACGAGCTCACAACTTCAGAGTGA
- a CDS encoding helix-turn-helix transcriptional regulator yields the protein MSSSPDAARLSDLARLRRVRDRIDREYAQPLDVEALARGVHMSAGHLSREFKRAYGEAPYSYLMTRRIERAMALLRRGDLSVTEVCFEVGCSSLGTFSTRFAELVGVPPSTYRDQAMSATEGMPACIAKQVTRPIRNREARSSGRT from the coding sequence GTGAGCAGCAGTCCTGACGCGGCCAGACTCAGCGATCTCGCGCGCCTGCGCCGCGTCCGGGATCGGATCGACCGCGAGTACGCGCAGCCGCTCGACGTCGAAGCGCTCGCGCGCGGCGTGCACATGTCGGCCGGGCATCTCAGCCGCGAGTTCAAGCGCGCGTACGGCGAGGCGCCGTACTCCTACCTGATGACGCGGCGCATCGAGCGCGCGATGGCGCTGCTGCGCCGAGGTGATCTCAGCGTCACCGAGGTCTGCTTCGAGGTCGGCTGCTCGTCACTGGGCACCTTCAGCACCCGCTTCGCCGAACTGGTCGGTGTTCCGCCCAGCACTTACCGTGACCAGGCCATGAGCGCGACGGAAGGCATGCCCGCGTGCATCGCCAAGCAGGTGACCAGACCGATCAGGAATCGAGAAGCGCGGTCTTCGGGGCGCACTTAG
- a CDS encoding exodeoxyribonuclease III produces the protein MLTVSTVNVNGLRAAAKKGFVEWLAATEADVVCCQEVRAELDELPSEVAAPEGWHVAHASSVAKGRNGVMVFSRIEPELVRIGFGEAEFEDSGRYVEVHLPGVIVASLYLPSGDVGTPRQDEKERFMAAFLPYLVELRGKAEAAGSEVLVVGDWNIAHAEVDLKNWKTNRKNSGFLPEERAWMDRVYGEAGYVDVQRRLDPEGPGPYTWWSYRGKAFDNDAGWRIDLQVATPGLAERAKLAVVERAETYAERWSDHAPVTVTYSD, from the coding sequence GTGCTGACGGTCTCCACTGTGAATGTCAACGGCCTGCGCGCCGCCGCCAAGAAGGGCTTCGTCGAGTGGCTCGCCGCCACCGAGGCGGATGTCGTCTGCTGCCAGGAGGTGCGCGCCGAACTCGACGAACTGCCGTCGGAGGTCGCCGCGCCGGAAGGCTGGCACGTCGCGCACGCGAGCTCGGTGGCCAAGGGCCGCAACGGCGTCATGGTGTTCAGCCGGATCGAGCCCGAGCTGGTGCGGATCGGCTTCGGCGAGGCCGAGTTCGAGGACAGCGGCCGCTACGTCGAGGTGCACCTGCCCGGCGTGATCGTGGCGAGCCTGTACCTGCCCAGCGGTGATGTCGGCACGCCGAGGCAGGACGAGAAGGAGCGCTTCATGGCGGCGTTCCTGCCTTATCTCGTCGAGTTGCGTGGCAAGGCGGAGGCGGCCGGGTCCGAGGTGCTGGTCGTCGGGGACTGGAACATCGCGCACGCCGAGGTCGACCTGAAGAACTGGAAGACCAACCGCAAGAACTCCGGCTTCCTGCCGGAAGAGCGCGCCTGGATGGATCGGGTTTACGGCGAGGCCGGGTACGTCGACGTCCAGCGTCGGCTCGACCCGGAAGGCCCCGGCCCGTACACGTGGTGGTCCTACCGGGGCAAGGCGTTCGACAACGACGCCGGCTGGCGGATCGACCTGCAGGTCGCCACTCCCGGGCTGGCCGAGCGGGCGAAACTCGCGGTGGTCGAGCGTGCGGAGACCTACGCCGAGCGGTGGTCGGACCACGCGCCGGTCACGGTGACCTACTCCGACTGA
- a CDS encoding VOC family protein: MDITINASFLPQNDPDAALGFYRDILGFEVRNDVDYKGLHWITVGPAGQPDTNIVLFPPEATPGLTDDERKTITEMMAKGTYGSLSLAAKNVDDVFDQVQAAGAEVVQEPVDQPYGVRDCAFRDPAGNLIRIQQQP; this comes from the coding sequence ATGGACATCACCATCAACGCCAGCTTCCTTCCCCAGAACGACCCCGACGCCGCGCTGGGCTTCTACCGCGACATCCTCGGCTTCGAGGTCCGCAACGACGTCGACTACAAGGGACTGCACTGGATCACGGTCGGCCCGGCCGGTCAGCCGGACACCAACATCGTGCTGTTCCCGCCGGAGGCCACCCCCGGGCTCACCGACGACGAGCGCAAGACCATCACCGAGATGATGGCCAAGGGCACCTACGGCAGCCTCAGCCTGGCCGCGAAGAACGTCGACGACGTCTTCGACCAGGTGCAGGCGGCGGGCGCCGAAGTCGTCCAGGAGCCGGTCGACCAGCCGTACGGCGTGCGCGACTGCGCCTTCCGTGATCCGGCGGGCAACCTGATCCGCATCCAGCAGCAGCCGTAA
- a CDS encoding MBL fold metallo-hydrolase has protein sequence MAELTVLGSCGAWPEANRACAGFLLEHDGYRVVLDLGYGTLPRLLERLPAANLDAVIVTHAHPDHCVDVSALARVRQYTAADSPKLPLHCAPGVLEVLEALEPRPHPSTIFEFHGLDGTRDLGPFRLETFELPHYVPNFGVRLSAPGLTVAYTGDSGPSPVLAGLGAGADLFVMDATLQGPSPESGPRYVMTATEAAHWATRAGAKRLLLTHFWPGSDRSVSVREASAAFDGEIIAAEEGLTLKL, from the coding sequence ATGGCCGAACTGACCGTGCTGGGCAGCTGCGGGGCGTGGCCGGAGGCGAACCGCGCCTGCGCCGGATTCCTGCTCGAACACGACGGGTACAGAGTCGTGCTCGACCTCGGCTACGGGACCTTGCCGCGTCTGCTCGAGCGGCTACCCGCCGCGAACCTCGACGCCGTCATCGTCACCCACGCGCATCCCGACCACTGCGTGGATGTCAGCGCGCTCGCCAGGGTCCGCCAGTACACCGCGGCGGACAGCCCGAAGCTCCCGCTGCACTGCGCGCCCGGCGTCCTCGAAGTGCTCGAGGCACTCGAACCGCGCCCGCATCCGAGCACGATCTTCGAGTTCCACGGCCTCGACGGGACCCGCGACCTGGGCCCGTTCCGGCTGGAGACCTTCGAACTCCCGCACTACGTGCCGAACTTCGGGGTCCGTCTGTCCGCGCCGGGGCTGACGGTCGCCTACACCGGTGACAGCGGGCCGTCACCCGTGCTCGCCGGACTCGGCGCAGGCGCGGACCTCTTCGTCATGGACGCCACGCTGCAGGGTCCGTCCCCGGAGTCCGGACCCCGCTACGTGATGACCGCGACGGAGGCCGCGCACTGGGCCACCCGAGCGGGCGCGAAACGCCTGCTGCTGACTCATTTCTGGCCAGGCAGCGATCGCTCCGTCTCGGTGCGGGAGGCGTCGGCCGCCTTCGACGGCGAGATCATCGCCGCCGAGGAGGGGCTCACTCTGAAGTTGTGA
- a CDS encoding bifunctional FO biosynthesis protein CofGH produces MADRVLITPPEPKPTPSAMRRALRRASDGVALDVTEAAVLLHARGDDLEQLLAAAAKVRDAHLADQGRSGIVTYSSSVFIPLTKLCRDRCHYCTFVTVPGKLHSMYLERDEVLEIARAGAAAGCKEALFTLGDRPEDRWPQAREWLDARGYDSTLDYLRSCAIAVLEETGLLPHLNPGVMSWEEQQRLKPVAASMGMMLETTATRLWSEKGGPHYGSPDKEPAVRLRVLDDAGRVGVPFTTGILLGIGETLTERAESLHAIRQRARQFRHIQEIIVQNFRAKPDTAMRDTPDADLHDLAATVAVGRLLMPPGVSVQAPPNLVGDEHALLLRAGIDDWGGVSPVTLDHVNPERPWPAVDELRALTAEAGFELRERLAVYPKYVKAAEKWLDIRLDPHISALADADGLANESAPVVGHRWQEPDGGLETVGRADLNTSIDTEGRTSDRRGDFDSVYGDWDILKTQVPSAERLDTDVREGLRLAENYPGALLEPEHASAAMALLTADGAALETMAKLADDLRADVVGDDITYVVNRNINFSNVCYVGCRFCAFAQRERDADAFRLSVEEVAARAVEAAEAGATEVCMQGGIDPKLPVSYYADIVRAIKAAVPDMHVHAFSPMEIVSAASKAGVSVEEWLTELRDAGLGSIPGTAAEILDDEVRWVLTKGKLPAQTWIDVVSTAHRLGIQSSSTMMYGHVDHPGHWLGHFRVLGRIAVETGGFTEFVGLPFVHHNAPIYLAGVARPGPTVRDNRAVHAFARLALNGRIDNVQCSWVKLGDEGTAQVLRGGANDIGGTLMEETISRMAGSEHGSSRTAAELDHLASLAGRPSRQRTTTYGRTLVAG; encoded by the coding sequence ATGGCTGACCGCGTGTTGATCACCCCGCCCGAGCCGAAGCCGACCCCCTCCGCGATGCGCCGGGCACTACGCCGTGCGTCGGACGGGGTGGCCTTGGACGTCACCGAGGCCGCAGTGCTGCTGCACGCCCGTGGTGACGACCTCGAGCAACTACTGGCCGCCGCGGCGAAGGTCCGCGACGCACACCTCGCCGACCAGGGCCGCAGCGGCATCGTCACGTACAGCAGCAGCGTGTTCATCCCGCTGACCAAGCTGTGCCGCGACCGATGTCATTACTGCACCTTCGTCACCGTCCCCGGCAAGCTCCACTCCATGTACCTCGAACGCGACGAGGTGCTGGAGATCGCCCGCGCCGGCGCCGCCGCCGGCTGCAAGGAGGCACTGTTCACGCTGGGGGACCGGCCGGAGGACCGCTGGCCGCAGGCCCGTGAGTGGCTCGACGCGCGCGGCTACGACTCCACTTTGGACTACCTGCGCTCCTGCGCGATCGCGGTGCTCGAGGAGACCGGCCTGCTGCCGCACCTGAACCCCGGCGTGATGAGCTGGGAGGAGCAGCAGCGTCTCAAGCCCGTCGCGGCGAGCATGGGGATGATGCTGGAGACCACCGCGACGCGGCTTTGGTCCGAAAAGGGCGGTCCGCACTACGGCAGCCCCGACAAGGAGCCCGCCGTCCGGCTGCGCGTGCTCGACGACGCCGGCCGCGTCGGCGTCCCGTTCACCACCGGCATCCTGCTCGGCATCGGCGAGACGCTGACCGAGCGCGCCGAGTCGCTGCACGCGATCCGCCAGCGAGCCAGGCAGTTCCGCCACATCCAAGAGATCATCGTTCAGAACTTCCGCGCGAAGCCGGACACCGCGATGCGCGACACCCCGGACGCCGATCTCCACGATCTCGCCGCGACCGTCGCGGTCGGACGGTTGCTGATGCCGCCCGGTGTCAGCGTCCAGGCGCCGCCGAACCTCGTCGGCGACGAGCACGCGCTGCTGCTGCGCGCCGGTATCGACGACTGGGGCGGCGTCTCGCCGGTCACCCTCGACCACGTCAACCCCGAGCGTCCGTGGCCGGCGGTCGACGAGCTGCGCGCGCTGACCGCCGAGGCCGGTTTCGAGCTGCGTGAGCGGCTCGCGGTGTACCCGAAGTACGTCAAGGCCGCCGAGAAGTGGCTCGACATCCGGCTCGACCCGCACATCTCCGCGCTGGCCGACGCGGACGGGCTCGCGAACGAGTCCGCGCCCGTCGTCGGCCACCGTTGGCAGGAGCCGGACGGTGGGCTGGAGACCGTCGGCCGCGCCGACCTCAACACCTCGATCGACACCGAGGGCCGCACCTCCGACCGCCGTGGCGACTTCGACAGCGTCTACGGCGACTGGGACATCCTCAAGACCCAGGTCCCGTCCGCCGAGCGCCTCGACACCGACGTCCGCGAAGGCTTGCGGCTCGCCGAGAACTACCCCGGCGCGCTGCTCGAACCGGAGCACGCGAGTGCCGCGATGGCGTTGCTGACCGCCGACGGCGCCGCGCTGGAGACGATGGCCAAGCTCGCCGACGACCTGCGCGCCGACGTGGTCGGCGACGACATCACCTACGTCGTCAACCGGAACATCAACTTCTCCAACGTCTGCTACGTCGGCTGCCGGTTCTGCGCGTTCGCCCAGCGTGAGCGCGACGCGGACGCGTTCCGGCTGTCCGTCGAGGAGGTCGCGGCGCGTGCCGTCGAGGCCGCCGAGGCGGGCGCGACCGAGGTCTGCATGCAGGGCGGCATCGACCCGAAGCTGCCGGTCAGCTACTACGCCGACATCGTCCGTGCGATCAAGGCCGCGGTGCCGGACATGCACGTACACGCGTTCTCGCCGATGGAGATCGTGTCCGCCGCGTCGAAGGCGGGCGTCAGCGTCGAGGAGTGGCTGACCGAGCTGCGCGACGCCGGGCTCGGCTCGATCCCCGGCACGGCGGCCGAGATCCTCGACGACGAGGTCCGCTGGGTGCTCACCAAGGGCAAGCTGCCCGCGCAGACCTGGATCGACGTGGTGTCGACCGCGCACCGGCTCGGCATCCAGTCCTCGTCGACCATGATGTACGGCCACGTCGACCATCCAGGCCACTGGCTCGGCCACTTCCGGGTGCTCGGCCGGATCGCGGTCGAGACCGGCGGCTTCACCGAGTTCGTCGGCCTGCCGTTCGTGCACCACAACGCGCCGATCTACCTCGCGGGCGTGGCCCGTCCCGGCCCGACCGTGCGCGACAACCGCGCGGTGCACGCGTTCGCGCGCCTCGCGCTGAACGGGCGCATCGACAACGTGCAGTGCTCGTGGGTCAAGCTCGGTGACGAGGGCACCGCGCAGGTGCTGCGCGGCGGCGCGAACGACATCGGCGGCACGCTGATGGAGGAGACCATCTCGCGCATGGCCGGTTCGGAGCACGGTTCCTCGCGGACCGCGGCCGAGCTCGACCACCTGGCCTCGCTCGCGGGACGGCCTTCGCGCCAGCGCACGACCACGTACGGGCGAACCCTGGTAGCGGGATAA
- a CDS encoding glycoside hydrolase family 19 protein, whose protein sequence is MSSASAASCVAAWSSGQVYTGGMTASYNSHNWSAKWWTQGETPGTVDVWADQGSCSGGSTPPGGGGSCDYPAWVAGKSYVTGNIVKYTDGKYYIAEHDNPGYDPVISTWFWDPYTCGGTPPTTPPTNPGAFVVSEAQFNQMFPSRNSFYSYAGLTAAMSAYPAFAQTGSDTIKKQEAAAFLANVNHETGGLVYIVEQNTSNYPHYCDYSQSYGCPAGQAAYYGRGPIQLSWNFNYKAAGDALGINLLADPWQVERNSAVAWKTGLWYWMTQNGPGTMTPHNAMVNSRGFGETIRSINGSLECNGGNPGQVQSRIDAYQRFVQILGTTPGGNLSC, encoded by the coding sequence ATGTCCTCCGCGTCCGCCGCGAGCTGCGTGGCGGCGTGGAGTTCCGGACAGGTCTACACCGGCGGCATGACGGCCTCCTACAACAGCCACAACTGGTCCGCGAAATGGTGGACACAGGGCGAGACCCCCGGCACGGTCGACGTCTGGGCCGACCAGGGTTCGTGCAGTGGCGGCTCCACCCCTCCCGGTGGCGGCGGAAGCTGTGACTACCCGGCCTGGGTCGCCGGAAAGTCTTATGTGACAGGGAATATCGTCAAGTACACCGACGGCAAGTACTACATCGCCGAGCACGACAATCCCGGCTACGACCCGGTGATCAGCACGTGGTTCTGGGACCCGTACACCTGCGGCGGCACCCCGCCGACCACGCCGCCCACCAACCCCGGCGCGTTCGTGGTGAGCGAGGCCCAGTTCAACCAGATGTTCCCGAGCCGGAATTCCTTCTACAGCTACGCCGGTCTCACCGCGGCGATGAGCGCGTACCCGGCCTTCGCGCAGACCGGCAGCGACACCATCAAGAAGCAGGAGGCGGCGGCGTTCCTCGCCAACGTCAACCACGAAACCGGTGGCTTGGTCTACATCGTCGAGCAGAACACATCGAATTACCCGCACTACTGCGACTACAGCCAGTCCTACGGTTGTCCTGCCGGCCAGGCGGCTTATTACGGCCGAGGCCCGATCCAGCTCAGCTGGAACTTCAACTACAAGGCGGCGGGCGACGCGCTCGGCATCAACCTGCTCGCCGACCCGTGGCAGGTGGAGCGCAACTCGGCCGTCGCGTGGAAGACCGGCCTCTGGTACTGGATGACGCAGAACGGTCCCGGCACGATGACCCCGCACAACGCGATGGTCAACAGCCGCGGCTTCGGCGAGACCATCCGCAGCATCAACGGCAGCCTGGAATGCAACGGCGGCAACCCCGGCCAGGTGCAGAGCCGGATCGACGCCTACCAGCGCTTCGTGCAGATCCTCGGCACCACCCCGGGCGGCAACCTGTCCTGCTGA
- a CDS encoding SH3 domain-containing protein translates to MLIVIAVLAGVLIVYVLGSDKQSAASSPTGCKVLVTADVLNARDAPAVNGGIVGKYNKDARIDALPIVQNGYRKIAEGKWVSAEFVKPLEGSANCG, encoded by the coding sequence ATGCTGATCGTCATCGCCGTGCTGGCCGGTGTGCTGATCGTGTACGTGCTGGGCTCCGACAAGCAGTCCGCGGCGAGCTCGCCGACCGGCTGCAAGGTGCTCGTCACCGCCGATGTGCTCAACGCGCGTGACGCGCCCGCCGTGAACGGCGGCATCGTCGGCAAGTACAACAAGGACGCGAGGATCGACGCGCTCCCGATCGTGCAGAACGGCTACCGCAAGATCGCCGAGGGCAAGTGGGTGTCCGCCGAGTTCGTCAAGCCGCTCGAAGGCTCCGCCAACTGCGGCTGA
- a CDS encoding M6 family metalloprotease domain-containing protein, which yields MRLRKAFALLATAVLLTGLGTGTASAQPLTRGWPAPIDAAHWQNQDDMTWADYRKIPGTNWADPSLKPTKRTFKGAVVLADYPDQNFVVTQPPKSTVFGNPGVAANNIPRANVAKYYQDFLNKPGTLNNGHTINEYWMEDSLGRFGVQLTAFGPYRMPGKSFEYGMEFQPGACPPDANCNRNLRTDAGNAWRAEVGGGANQFDFIFYLSAGQDESSTWQEFGEMKFGSKENVPDAFGPPNHNLPNYAATRYVPWTSWKSAASIWPNAQSGSSTQAESSGQSTYAHEFSHILGIGDNYNNPFGTPPSRAYSGPWDMLSRGTFNGPGGPHTRWQIPATQGSSMGSQHMIRNKMKLGIVDPAAILQLDRNKLATTGPVTARITARAAAPAPGTYSGLNIKLTGGDKSPKCDRAKDPFCDGGGYDNYTVEVVDRIGADSFDPDSGVLITKTKNADNAPFEWVIDANPGDIGLTDYTKPDGTPVKITIGDYRQLNDAAFKAGTGAASPYEYTDKANRLHFLITDVAKDTRGVLTYTVTVASLDGMGTQARGTTLWPAPPAFGDGGLASCDFTLLNSGSSRGAEAPYDTDTYRLTASTESKGWEVRLPNALATAKFGQHVKVGALAKRSQGGDLTARVKLTATSISDPSKTATGTCTAFGF from the coding sequence ATGCGCTTGCGAAAAGCGTTTGCCCTACTCGCCACCGCCGTCCTGCTGACCGGGCTGGGAACCGGCACCGCCTCGGCCCAGCCGCTCACCCGTGGCTGGCCAGCCCCGATCGACGCCGCCCACTGGCAGAACCAGGACGACATGACCTGGGCCGACTACCGCAAGATACCGGGCACGAACTGGGCCGACCCGTCACTCAAACCCACCAAGCGAACGTTCAAGGGCGCCGTCGTACTCGCCGACTACCCCGACCAGAACTTCGTCGTGACCCAGCCGCCGAAGTCGACCGTGTTCGGCAACCCCGGTGTCGCCGCGAACAACATCCCACGGGCCAACGTCGCCAAGTACTACCAGGACTTCTTGAACAAGCCCGGCACGCTCAACAACGGGCACACGATCAACGAGTACTGGATGGAAGACTCACTCGGCCGCTTCGGCGTGCAGCTGACCGCGTTCGGGCCCTACCGCATGCCCGGCAAGTCCTTCGAGTACGGCATGGAGTTCCAGCCGGGCGCCTGCCCGCCGGACGCCAACTGCAACCGCAACCTCCGCACCGACGCGGGCAACGCGTGGCGCGCCGAGGTCGGCGGCGGCGCGAACCAGTTCGACTTCATCTTCTACCTCTCGGCGGGTCAGGACGAGAGCTCGACCTGGCAGGAATTCGGCGAGATGAAGTTCGGCAGCAAGGAGAACGTGCCCGACGCCTTCGGCCCGCCGAACCACAATCTCCCCAACTACGCCGCCACCCGGTACGTCCCGTGGACCTCATGGAAGTCCGCCGCGAGCATCTGGCCGAACGCGCAGAGCGGTAGCTCGACCCAGGCCGAAAGCTCCGGCCAGTCGACCTACGCGCACGAGTTCAGCCACATCCTCGGCATCGGTGACAACTACAACAACCCGTTCGGCACCCCGCCCTCGCGCGCCTACAGCGGACCGTGGGACATGCTGTCGCGCGGCACGTTCAACGGGCCGGGCGGCCCGCACACCCGCTGGCAGATCCCGGCGACCCAGGGCAGTTCGATGGGCTCGCAGCACATGATCCGCAACAAGATGAAGCTCGGCATCGTCGACCCGGCCGCCATCCTCCAGCTCGACCGCAACAAGCTCGCCACCACCGGCCCGGTCACCGCCCGCATCACCGCCCGCGCGGCAGCGCCGGCGCCCGGCACCTACAGCGGCCTCAACATCAAGCTCACCGGCGGCGACAAATCCCCCAAGTGCGATCGCGCCAAGGACCCGTTCTGCGACGGCGGCGGCTACGACAACTACACCGTCGAGGTCGTCGACCGCATCGGCGCGGACTCCTTCGACCCCGACTCCGGCGTGCTCATCACCAAGACGAAGAACGCGGACAACGCCCCCTTCGAGTGGGTCATCGACGCCAACCCCGGCGACATCGGCCTCACCGACTACACCAAGCCCGACGGCACCCCCGTCAAGATCACGATCGGCGACTACCGCCAGCTCAACGACGCCGCGTTCAAGGCGGGCACCGGCGCGGCCAGCCCGTACGAGTACACCGACAAGGCGAACCGGCTCCACTTCCTGATCACCGACGTCGCCAAGGACACCCGAGGCGTGCTCACGTACACGGTCACGGTCGCCTCACTGGACGGCATGGGCACCCAGGCACGTGGCACCACGCTCTGGCCCGCACCGCCCGCGTTCGGCGATGGCGGACTGGCCTCCTGCGACTTCACGCTGCTGAACAGCGGATCGTCGCGTGGCGCCGAGGCTCCGTACGACACCGACACCTATCGCCTGACCGCGTCCACCGAATCGAAAGGCTGGGAGGTCCGCCTCCCGAACGCGCTCGCCACGGCCAAGTTCGGCCAGCACGTCAAGGTCGGCGCGCTCGCCAAGCGAAGCCAGGGCGGTGACCTCACCGCCCGCGTCAAGCTGACCGCCACGTCGATCAGCGACCCGTCGAAGACCGCGACGGGCACCTGCACCGCGTTCGGCTTCTAA